Within the Arthrobacter sp. UKPF54-2 genome, the region AGAACAACTACCGGGCGTGGGACTGCCCACCCCGGGCTGTGATTCCCGCCACGACGGGGCCCGCAGGGCCGCAGCTGACAGGTTGTCGTTATCTTTTGGGGCTAATTTTCGGCACAATCAAAGGCATGACTCCTAGCGCTGCGGCAATGAACGGCACGGCCACTGACGGCACGGCAACCGACGGCACGGCACCGATCAGCCTCGACGCCGGCCACCCCCTGATGGACGGCCGCACCGCCGACTCGCCGCTGATCACGGCCTACCGTGGCGGCAAGCCCTCCCGGCGCCCCGTCTGGTTCATGCGACAGGCCGGCCGCTCACTCCCGGAATACCTCAAGGTCCGTGAAGGCGTGGCCATGCTGGACTCCTGCCTGCGCCCCGAACTCGCCTCGGAGATCACCCTCCAGCCCGTGCGCCGGCACGACGTGGACGCCGCCATCTTCTTCTCCGACATCGTTATCCCGCTCAAGCTGGCCGGCGTCGGCGTGGACATCGTCCCCGGCGTCGGTCCGGTGCTGGAGAAGCCGGTGCGCACCGCCGCTGACGCCGCCGCCCTGCCGCAGCTGACCTGGGAGGCCCTGGAACCGATCCGCGAAGCCGTGCGGCTGACCGTGGCCGAACTCGGCAGCACCCCGCTGATCGGTTTCGCCGGCGCGCCGTTCACCCTCGCCGCGTACATGGTCGAGGGCAAGCCCTCCCGCGACCACCTCGGCCCGCGCACCATGATGCACGCCGACCCCGAGACCTGGACCGCGCTGGCCAACTGGGCCGCCGACGCCTCCGGCCTGTTCCTGCGTGCGCAGCTCGAGGCCGGCGCCTCCGCCGGGCAGCTCTTCGACTCCTGGGCCGGCTCCCTCGGCCTGGCCGACTACACCCGCTTTGTGGCCCCCGCGTCCGCCCGCGCCCTGGACCACGTCCGGCACCTCGGCGCCCCGCTGATCCACTTCGGCACCGGCACCTCCGAACTGCTCGTCGCCATGCGCGACGTCGGCGTCGACGTCGTCGGTGTGGACTACCGGCTGCCGCTGGACGAGGCCAACCGCCGGCTCGGCGGCACCGTGCCGCTGCAGGGCAACATCGACCCGGCGCTGCTGTCCGCGCCGTGGGAGATCCTCGAAGCCCATGTCCGTGAGGTCATTGCCGCCGGCGCCTCGGCCCCCGGGCACGTCCTGAACCTCGGCCACGGTGTGCCCCCGGAAACTGACGCGGCGGTCCTGACCCGCGTGGTGGAACTGATCCACTCCATCTCCCCGGAGTAGACCCCCATGGCCACCGACCCTGACGCCGCTGGACGTTCCGCGGCCGCCGTTGCGCCGACCGCGGTGGTGGTGGGCGGGGGCATCTCCGGCCTGCTCGCCGCAAGGGAGCTGGCCCGGGCGGGCGTCCGGACCACGGTGCTGGAAGCCTCCGGGGCCTGGGGCGGCTGCGTGGGCAGCCACGTCGTAGCCGGCCTGACCCTGGACAGCGGCGCCGAATCCTTCGCCACCCGCTCCGCGGCGGTGGCCGGCCTCGCGGGGGAACTGGGCCTCGGCGCGCGGATCGTCCAGCCGAACCCCGGCGGCGCCTGGGTCCAGCTGCCCGAAGGTCCCCGCGAGCTGCCGAAGACCGGTGTGCTGGGGATCCCGGCCAACCCCTGGGACCCTGAGGTCCGGCGCTCCCTCGGCCTGATCGGATCCCTGCGCGCCTCGCTCGACGCCCTGCTGCCGGCTTCCGTGGGGACGGCAGCGGACGCCACCAGCGTCGCCGACCTGGTCCGGGCCCGGATGGGCAGGCGGGTGCTGGAGCGGCTCGTCGCGCCCGTGGTCGGCGGCGTGCACTCGGCCGACCCCGCCCTGCTGGACGTGGACATGGTGGCGCCCGGCCTGCGCACCGGCCTCCGCACCCACGGCTCCCTCGCCGCCGCCGTCGCCGCACAGCGCCGCGGCGCCACTGTCGGCCCGGCCCGCCAGGGCGCCCCGCAGCCGGGACTGCAGAAAGCCGGCTCCGCCGTCGCCGGCCTCCGCGGCGGCATGCACACCCTTGTCAGCGCTCTCCTGGCCGAACTGCGCGGCCTTGACGTGACCCTGCTCAGCGGCACGCGCGCCGACGCGGTGCAGCGCATCCCGGGCGGCTGGCGCGTCACCGCCGGGGGAGGACGGTTCGACGCCGGGCGGCTGGTGGTCGCGGTGGAGGGCCCGGCCGCCGTCGGCCTGCTCGCCGGCACCATCCCCGCCCTGGCCGCCCTCCGCCCCGACGCCGGTCCCGACGTGCGGCTGGTGACCCTGGTCCTGGACCAACCCGCCCTCGACGCGGCGCCCCGCGGCACGGGCGTGCTGGTGGCCCCGCAGAGCCCCGGCGTGCGCGCCAAAGCCCTCACCCACGCGACCGCGAAGTGGGCTTGGCTGGCCGAGCGCACGGCACCGGGACGGCATGTGCTCCGCCTGTCCTACGGCCGCGGTGAGCACCTCCCGGCAAACGGCGCCGCTGCCGCGCCCGAGCCGCGGAGTGACGAGGAACTGTTCGACGCCGCCCTTCAGGACGCCTCCGCGCTGCTGGGCGTCCCGCTCTCCCGTACAGACGTCGCCGGCTGGGACGTGGTGCGGTGGTCCGGCGCCCTGCCGTTCGCCGCACTCGGCCACAAGCGCCGCGTCGACGAGGTCCGGACGCTCTGCGCAGCGGAGGGAAACCTCGCCGTCGTCGGCGGCTGGCTGTCCGGAAACGGGCTCGC harbors:
- the hemE gene encoding uroporphyrinogen decarboxylase, which produces MTPSAAAMNGTATDGTATDGTAPISLDAGHPLMDGRTADSPLITAYRGGKPSRRPVWFMRQAGRSLPEYLKVREGVAMLDSCLRPELASEITLQPVRRHDVDAAIFFSDIVIPLKLAGVGVDIVPGVGPVLEKPVRTAADAAALPQLTWEALEPIREAVRLTVAELGSTPLIGFAGAPFTLAAYMVEGKPSRDHLGPRTMMHADPETWTALANWAADASGLFLRAQLEAGASAGQLFDSWAGSLGLADYTRFVAPASARALDHVRHLGAPLIHFGTGTSELLVAMRDVGVDVVGVDYRLPLDEANRRLGGTVPLQGNIDPALLSAPWEILEAHVREVIAAGASAPGHVLNLGHGVPPETDAAVLTRVVELIHSISPE
- the hemG gene encoding protoporphyrinogen oxidase is translated as MATDPDAAGRSAAAVAPTAVVVGGGISGLLAARELARAGVRTTVLEASGAWGGCVGSHVVAGLTLDSGAESFATRSAAVAGLAGELGLGARIVQPNPGGAWVQLPEGPRELPKTGVLGIPANPWDPEVRRSLGLIGSLRASLDALLPASVGTAADATSVADLVRARMGRRVLERLVAPVVGGVHSADPALLDVDMVAPGLRTGLRTHGSLAAAVAAQRRGATVGPARQGAPQPGLQKAGSAVAGLRGGMHTLVSALLAELRGLDVTLLSGTRADAVQRIPGGWRVTAGGGRFDAGRLVVAVEGPAAVGLLAGTIPALAALRPDAGPDVRLVTLVLDQPALDAAPRGTGVLVAPQSPGVRAKALTHATAKWAWLAERTAPGRHVLRLSYGRGEHLPANGAAAAPEPRSDEELFDAALQDASALLGVPLSRTDVAGWDVVRWSGALPFAALGHKRRVDEVRTLCAAEGNLAVVGGWLSGNGLAAIVADTPKQVASLLP